The Delphinus delphis chromosome 2, mDelDel1.2, whole genome shotgun sequence genome segment CGGGTCAATCCAGTTTCATTGTTTGGATTATAAAACAATAAGCTCTCCATCGACAACTGAGGGCTGCCTGCTGCCTACAGTGTTTCACTTTTCCCTTCCTTCGTTACATACAAACCATTGGCGTATTGTAATAAGTCATGATTTAGGAGAAGTTCTGTATGTACCACCAGCCCTGGCTTAAACCCTCAGGGATCAAAAGTTTCTAATTCTAAAGCTGAGAATATTCTTTCTGTTGCTTACTCCTATCATGTTTTTGCAGGATACTAGTTTGAAGGGCATGGCTCTTAGGAGTTGAGATTGTTACTAAATGTattgagggagagaggggaggaaggggcaaaTGCAGGGCCAGCAACGGAAAATGGGGCTCCAAGCTGAATTAGAGATATATTTCTCATGCTTGGCAACCTTGAAAGAGCTCTTGACCTTAGACTGGAGCAATTAAGAATCAGAAGTAGCGATTATGGTGGTTGACTTTTAGGGGGTACAGGGGGAGTGGCGAGATCTGTAGAATACAGGGCAAAGTCtgaaattgttttataatttattgtcGGTATATAAGCTATTGTGACCTAAATAATACAAGAGGAGACTAGCATGAGAACAGAAGACTCACTTCAGAAAGTATTGTTCCCAAGTTTTAGTCAGAAGACTGAGAATCCTAACTATACAAACTTTTGGCCCAGAATTTCGGTGTGGAATACTGTTTCGGTGGAAAGACCATTTTATCGCACTCCCTTTCTTTACAACAAAAACCAAGGTCCCCAAATATGAGGCACATTTCCAGGTCCTCTTTACTAGGGCGGAGCGGGTGGGTAAGTCCGAACGAGGTGACCTCCTCTAGCACTTCGTCTTTGAGAACACCTGTCTGGTGACAGCTGGACCCGGGAAGTGGCCGAAGGTGCCGGGCTGCTAGGATCCTCGTCTTTAAGGGTGTCCAAGACATTTGATCCATCTCGAGAACAAGTTCCCGGTTGCTCTAGGCGCTTCGTTTACAGTGACGCTGCTGACAGCGGTTGGGCCCTCGTCTGGGAACGCGCGTCTCCTGTGTGAGACTGGCAAAGGGATACTGAAAAAGTCTTCCTTCCGAAGGAAACAAATGGGGAGTAGTTGTAGGCGGTCTGGACAGTTCAGCAAACTGCTGTTAATTTCTTGGGGAATTCCAGGAGGAACATTGCCCAGTGGACCCCTAAGATCCGGCGCCCACAAggcgagggtgggagggggtaCCATTCACTGCATCCTAGCCCGGGGGGACATCTTCTCTGCCCCACGCAGCCAATAGCCACCCCGGCTGAGGCCCACGGAGCCAATAGCCGACTTCAACCGAGGCCCACGCAGCCAATGGCCGGCTCAGTCTGTTCCGCCGGGGCCCGCCCACCTGCGTTCACCAATCAGGACTCTGGCCACCTTGGCACCGCCCCTGGAGCCCGCCCCACCCATCCGCCCCGCCTCCAACTCGCTGAAGCAGGGCTGGGCTAGACGGGCGCGCtttcgggggcgggggggggggggcagtccCGGTCCCAGCCCTCCGCGCGGGTGGGCTCGGAGCAGGCCGCACCGGGCAGCAACCCCACTCTCACCCCGGAGGCCCCCTGCcctttctccccctttccccccggCCCATGGTGCGAGGCTGGGAGCCGCCGCCCGGGCCGGACTGCGGTGAGTGATCCCCAGCCCCTTCGacttcccctcccagcccctgtaCGATCTCCGACCCCCGGAGCCCCATCCCCGCGCTGGGGGGAGGAGAATTCTAGGTTCGAAGTCGCCtggttctctctcctttctcctctggaCTTTTCGGTTCCCTGTTGTAACTGGGGGAGGGTGAGTGGGTGtgtagggaggaggggaaggctggGTAGGGACGCCCTTGGCGAGGGGAGGGTTTGAGATTCTCCTGCTTCCTGGGGCTCATCGCCCCAAGTGCAGGAACTTTTTGTTCTCTGACCCAGTTTGGAGCCTTCTAGACTGCCTGTGAAATGGAGGATAGGAGAAACGTTTCCTTCCCaggcctcccctcctcccctccatgaCTACCTCCTAGCGACCTCAACACATGTACAGAAACCTGGCCTTATTCCTGGGGAGCAGTTGCCTTTGGGAATGAAAGGTTTAAGAGAAATTGCCCCCTCTGACCCCTACCCAGACATACTCAGAAAACCAACTAGGAAAGTGAGAACCTGAGTCCTCAGAGGTTCCTGGTGTTGCGTCCTAATCTGAGACTTCTAAACTGAAAGAAGACTCAAGCTGAGACCTATTTGGTAATGAGGGCCCAGATGTGATATTTTGTCATATGAACCCCCTTCTCACCATACATTTGAAGCGCTTTTTATGATTAGGATAAGTAGGTGGcagtaattgaaaaaaaaaaaaaaacgaaaaaacaaaaaagccagttaaagttgggaatttttaaaatgatgcatACATATCTTAAGAACTGTCATTAAAAGTACGTTCATTTCACCAATCTCTTCGGTTAGTGTCCAGGCGTTTTCTTTATGTAAGTATGCTGATTGGCAGTCCCAATTGTCTTTCTAGGATAAACGACATAAGTGAATCTCAAATCTGGCTGCACCctgagaactttttaaaaactacttatgCCTGAGCCCCAGTCCAGGCTAATTAAGTCAGAATGAGGAGGTTGATGCCCTGGTTTAAGTttcccaggtaattctaatgtgcagcctgAGCCTGGAGCCACTGCCTCTCATCATCTGTGATTTCCACGTTTGGTTTCTTTAAAGTGGAGTGAGAATTTAAACACTTTTGAAGCAATCTGAGTGCAGAATACTTCTGAGTTTTTTAAATCCCCAGTCCCTCCAGTCTTTTACAGTTTTCTTGCCTACTCCcaactcaaaaaaaatttttaatatacactCCTTTGTATTATGTCTTTCCAAAGCATTTGACTTTGTTTTCATagaaacagtttttttcttttggccgctctgtgtggcttgtgagatcttacttccccaaccagggattgaacccgggccctcagcagtgaaagcacggtgtcctaactactggactgccagggaattcccagaaacaATTCTTAATGCACTCATTTTTCATAGATTTATGTGATGTTTAAttattatatacagaaaaacaaTGAGCCTAAGCAGGTTTGGAATTACACACAACTGGCCTAAGCACATAGGGCAGCTGAAGGAAGCAGCTGACTTTGCCATACTAGAGTAGCCTACCAGTGTCTAGTTTCCAGTGCACTATGGGTATTGATAATGTAATCCAGTAGGGGTCAGTTAAGCCAGGCTTTTGGCCCAGTTGAACACCCCTCACTTCCACTCTCTCCAACTAATATCACCAATGCCTAGTCGCTTCTAGACTAATTCAGATTCTCTTGAGTCTTCCAACCattctttccattcattcataAACTGTTTCTCTTTAAGCATTACCACCATTGCTTTTATTAAGTTGGGAGGACATAAGGCAGAGCTTATTAACCAGGACTTCTGGGCAATCAGCAAACCCCCGGAGATTATACTTTATGTAATGTGTAAGTGTGAATGTttatggggcggggggggggcagtaAGTCATAACTTTCTGAGAGTTTATAACTTCTGATTTTCAAAGAGGTTCATGATCCAAAAAGTTGAGAAGCACATGAATTGAATATCACTAAAAGTCCTTTAAGGCCCTTGAAAACTATCACCAAAACACATTTCATTCAGAAACATACCTCAGTTCTCTGAATAAAGATTTAGAGAATTTAGCAGGCTCATATCTGGTCTCTCACTTGAACTGTTTCCTGCTTTTAACCATAAGCCTAGGCTCGAGGGTTTTTTGGCACCGTGCAGTATGCGGgattagttcccccaccagggatcaaacccgtgccccttgcagtcctgcagtggaagtgcggaatcctaaccactggatcaccagggaattcccagcctaGGTTCAAGTTCTGAAGACCTCTTTTTCCTAGGATTGTGTGAACACCTACACTGGAAGTTTAAGGCAGCCcattcttttctgccttttgtcCAGGGGTATGGAAAGCCCAAAGGGAAATAAGGGTGTTACCCTGACTATATTTTTTATTAGTGATTTTAAGTAGCAGTGGGGCATATCTGGCATGGATACAAGTTTAGTAATAATTCAGAATTGATAATACCACTACCACCACCTCTGCTCAGAGGAGTCCTTATTTCTCcagctttccttccctttctctcccatCTCCAAATGAAGTACAAGGACATAAGACACTATAGTgtcttcactgtggttttgattactgtagggtCTACCCTCTTTGTTATAGTTCTCATGAGCCACTCCCTGGATAGTTTTCTCCTATATCAAAGCCAGATTCTTCCAGGGAGGTACCAGCTCTACATCTGTGCCCTGATTTAAGCCACCATTCTGTATCAGGAAGTCTTCCACAACTTGTGTTTTGTGTCACTGGGAAACTGTAGATACATACAGTACACCAGATATGACCTTTCCATTACTGTATGTTATACTGAAATATCAAGCTGATATGGGAATCTGACAATAGCAAACCACATGAATGAAAGTAAAATGCTTCCTGGTGGGCTTATAGCTGTGCCTGCCTTATTTCCTGTCTGGCAGTCTTCATCCTCACACTGGACTGCTTTATTCCTTACGCTACCTTTTCCTCGTATCTGAACTGTTACTGTGACCTTAAAAAACAGGACACAGATAAGGTTAAGTGGATGTCAAGTGCTGGAACATCAAGTATTCTCCAGCTTAGATTTGGTGGTGTTCCTGGTGGGCCACAATTTCCAAATGGTAGTTTAGTGCCTGGCTGTGCAAGCACTTCCTCACAGCCCCTCAGCTGTGTCtgggatggacctggagggtaaaGGTAGAGCTACCACACTGGCAATTCACCTAGTAATCAAAAAGAACTTATATCCAAATTATGGATTCAATTCTAAAGCAGTGattttgctactttttaaaagttgcaaAATCCTTTCTGGAATTATATCCAACTCCCCAaatataaaaagtacaaaatCAAGACACCCTGGTTTCCTCCACTGCTCATTAGGATTAAGACTGCAATAACAGACTGAAACAGTCATTTTAAAGGATTCAGTCTTTGCCTCACTTCCCCTGTTGTCTAAGAGGAGCATTACCTTATATCAGAATCAGCCCGTGAGGCTGAAGCAATGATAAAAGCTCTAATTTATTGAGCCTTTACTTTGGTCTAGGCATGACgtcagttgcattttttttttttttttctgtatgcgggcctctcactgttgtggcctctcccgttgcggagcacaggctctggacgcgcgggcccagcggccatggctcacgggcccagccgatccacggcacgtgggatcctcccggaccggggcacgaacccatgtcccctgcatcggcaggcggactctcaaccactgcgccaccagggaagcccatcagttGCATTTTTTGATTTAGTCATAAACTTGCAAGGTAGACGCTGTTATGACCTCCTTTTATTCTGATGGGAAAATAAAGCTTAGCGAGCACTCTAGGGAGTGGAGAAGCTGCGATTCACCTCAAATCtgcctcaccccagacctccaCCTCTAACAGCTCTAGGCCCCGCCTACACATGAcatctagcacacagtaggtgctctgtaaaaatatataactttacaTACATTCAACATTGTCTCCATTttctacacatgaggaaactgaggctcctatAAGTTCAGTAGcttttgcccaagatcacatggctGGTGGCAGAATTGGGATTCAAACTGCAGGCTGGCCTTAATCATATTTTAACCCACTATGCCATGCTGCCTTCATTTACCCTCTTAAGGTTCTCTTCAAGCTGTACTGCTTCTAGGGTCTGCATGGCCTTCAGTTTGTTAAGATTTGCTTGTTAAAAGGGAACGGTGACACCCATTAGAATGCTTCCGAAGTTTTCTGCTCATCATATAAAATCCCCGATATTACACTGCACTATGTGTAACTTTCTGGacttgagatttttctcaatTCATCATGTAGCATTTATATCGGAATCCTGTCCTATCCATAACATATCAGAAGTAATATTTATAAACTCAGATGGGATTCCTCTAAGAGTAAAGGATGACAGATGTTTTAAAGTCTCTAATGCCCACACAGGGAGCCGAGTTAAAATTTGGTcaacagggaactccctggcggtccagtggttaggactctgtgcttccactgcaggaggcatgggttcctccctggttggggaactaagatcccaaaagcctcaggcatggccaaaaaaaaaaaaaaaaatggtcaacaGAATTATTCTGGGAAATAGCTTGAGCAGGTTTCCAAGAATGAAGCGTAGTCAGAGGCTTTCCCTGCAGTCCCCGCAGCCACGATGACCCTGGGAGCCCTGGTGCTGCTGGGTAGCTTGCAGGACCCGGTTACAGTTTATAATGAGCGAGCCCACCTGGTTCTGAGAAGAAAGCTGGACTGAAAAGATAAGAGCTGAGGGCCTCCCGTCTTGTGCGGAGGGGCTGCTAAGGTCTGAGGGAGCTCTCTAGGCTCCCTGGAGAGAGACTCAGCAGTTGGAAGAGAcaaaggctggggggaggggaataaCCTTTGTTCTGAGGATGACAGGGGTAGGAAACGTTCCCCTCCCTCTACCCTAACCAGACCAAAACCGAGGGGGAGTGAGCCCCATTTATCCCAGATAGCTGACCTATCTTATCCTACTGAGAGTTAGAAAAAAAACCCATCAATCCCCTCCCCCTAACACTCGCCCaccaagaagggaaagaaaagggggctgggcagagggactGTGCTATTCTACCTTCTAGATTTTCACACGTTGTATTCTTAACCTTTCCATATTCTAGAGATAATCTAGAGATAACTCTAGAGATAATCTGTTAGGAGCTAAAGTGTTCTGGGATTACACCTCTTCttgttttcttggtgagtctTAGTTTTGTCATTCTTGTTCCATTAACTTAGAGGGTGAAGTGAATTTGAATGGGAAAGATAAAGGCTATAaggatgttttcctttttaacctcGGAAGTCAGATTTCGTTTTTGGTGACAACACTCACTAGTCTTGTGACTTGGGATAATTTAACCTCTATGGACTTTGGTTTTTTCATACTTACAAGGGAATTATAGCAGGCTCTGATGATTCACAaggttatgaaaattaaatgagaaattgtTATGCACTTTAAAAGCAATCCAGCACAGTACACGTAGAAGTTGATTGTACTGGAGTCCAACGTTTTGTTTGGTAGAAATTGAACAATGGGTTGAAAGAGGAGCCCCAGTGATCGAGCTGTTTCTCTTCTTATTACAGCTATCTCTGAAGGGCACAAATCAGAAAGCACCATGCCTCCTAATAAAGAGGCCAGCGGTCTTAATAGCTCCCCTGCGGGGCTCATCTGTCTCCCTCCAATCTCTGAGGAGCTACAACTTGTGTGGACCCAAGCAGCCCAGACTAGTGAGCTGGATGGCAATGAGCACTTGCTACAAACCTTCAGCTACTTTCCGTATCCCAGTTTAGCAGACATTGCCCTTCTCTGCCTACGCTATGGGCTGCAGATGGAGAAAGTCAAGACTTGGTTCATGGCCCAGCGCCTCCGCTGTGGCATTAGCTGGTCATCCGAAGAAATTGAAGAGACTCGAGCCCGAGTAGTCTACCATCGGGACCAACTCCATTTCAAATCCCTTCTCTCTTTTACTCATCATGCAGGGCGGCCCCCAGAGGAGGTGCCTCCTTCTCCAGTGCCACCTCCAGAACAAGTTGGTCTTGGAATAGTTCCCCTGACTCTTGGCGAGCCCACCCAGATGAAAGGATTGAAGGTAGAGCCCTCAGAGCCCTCAGAGCCACTGAGTCACCAGAAAGCAAAGGAGCCCCTGATGGCACCTGGCAGTGGGGCATTCCCCCACCAATCACAATTTTGGCAGGATCTTCAAAGCAGTGGCCTCTCTAAGGAGCAGGCAGGCAAGGGTCCCGACCAGTCACACGGCCTAGGTACTGCTTCCTGGAACCACTCCACAGCTGTCCACCAGCCCCGTGCTCGGGATAAGCCTCCACCCGTCTCATTACTTGCCAGTAGTTGTAAGAAGGAGTCAGCATCTAATGTGACTCCTCCTTCCTctacctcttcttcctctttccaggTACTGGCTAATGGAGCTACTGCCACCTCTAAACCCCTCCAGCCACTGGGCTGTATCCCACAGCCACTGTCACCCAATGAACAGGCACTACGCCCACAGCTGGAGCCAGCCTGGCCCCAGGGGCTAAGGCATAACTCAGCACCTGGTAGGGTTGGCCCTGCAGAGTACCTTTCCCCAGATATGCAACGCCAGCGAAAGACCAAGCGCAAAACCAAAGAGCAGCTGGCTATCCTCAAATCGTTTTTTTTACAGTGCCAGTGGGCACGGCGTGAGGATTACCATAAATTAGAGCAGATCACTGGCTTACCTCGGCCTGAGATTATTCAGTGGTTTGGTGACACACGCTATGCCTTGAAGCATGGGCAACTAAAATGGTTTCGGGACAACGCAGTACCTGGTGCCCCTAGTTTCcaggatccagcaattcccacACCACCACCTTCAACCCGCTCCTTGAATGAATGGGCTGAGACACCACCTCTGccgatccccccacccccaccagataTACGACCCTTGGAAAGGTACTGGGCAACCCACCAACAGCTACGGGAAAGTGATATCCCTCAACTGAGTCAGGCATCAAGGCTTAGCACCCAGCAGGTACTGGATTGGTTTGACTCTCGATTACCTGAGCCAGCTGAAGTGGTGGTTTGTCTAGATGAagagcaggaagaggaggaggaagaactgCCAGAAGATTATgaggatgaagaggaggaggaggaagacgaCGACGACGACGATGATGATGTGATCATCCAGGACTGAGGGtgcactgggggaggggaggtctgTTACTAAAAGACGAACCAACTTAGTAACTGTTTAAACAAAGAAACCACATTTTTTTACTTACCTTGTGGCAAAGAACTGAAAAGCTTTGTGTTTTTGAGGGTGGGGGACAGCGGGATGTAGTAAGGGTGGACCAGGGAGGATGATCATGGAGGACAAAGCAAGGTGGGGATTGGATGGGCAGAAATCCAGGCCTCCAGCCTCAATGAGAAGAGTGCTATGGGTCTGGTCCAAACTATGAGGCCGGGAAAAGGCTCTTGCTCTCCTCGTATTGGCTGTTATTTCCCCTTAGTGTACTACGGCCTACATCTATGGAGGACTAGAAAGGAGGTGTAAAGATTCCAGTACATCCCCCAGTCCCACCCCACCATTTTCCTTGGAATATAAGGCTGCCTTGCaccccttcttttctctctgagcACAAGTCCACacacaatgcagccaagaatCTCAGTATGTCCCAGTCAATCACAAATACTTCCTCTTCCTTATACCAGCTTGACTTTATATGTTTTCCTGCTGCTTTATTGAGTCACACAGGGAGCAGAATGTTTTCGTTTCTAATACTGGACCACTATGCCTTGTACCTTTTTATCTTTCCCAAACCCCCATTCTGTTCACTATTTGTCTCAGGGTAAATCTTCCCCCCGGAGCTTGTGAAAAAGTTTAATAATTGGGTGGAGAATAATTTAGACTGGATATTTATTGGAGGTGGGAATTAGGGGagatgtcctttaaaaaaaaagtagaattagaATTACAGAGGGGTAGAGAGGAGAAGGAATGGTTTCTACTGTTCGGAAGGACAGTGCAGGTAGGTTCCAGGTTTGGTTTTACAAACCTGACAGTCCCTCCTGCCTAGCTTGACATAGActgatttttttatctttttggtgTTGGTTTAATGTGTCCAGAAAAGAGACTTTTCCCTCACTTTATACGATCTGTCTTGGAGACAGAGGGACCATGGTCCTTAACTGAATTAATTGATGTTTTAGAATGGTTTTCATCAGTTGGGGTCAGATATAAAGGTATCAGTGGGTTAACCATCTAGAAATAAAAAAGTGGAAAGCCCCAAATTgctagaataataataaaaaggccaaaaataaaattgtttctctCACCTCCACTTTGCCACTTCTATGGTTTAGAGATTAATGGAGCCAAATCCATTAACTTTCTGatttagtatactttttatttatttttgaagcgGCAGGATATAGTGAGGTaaagtaaaagaacaaaaacttGAAAAGTTAGTAGATCAGTATCTATCACTAGGCAGACTTTTTTCTGCACCTGCTACAGCACAGGCTCTTGCTCAGAAGAGAGGGAGTTTAGAaa includes the following:
- the HOMEZ gene encoding homeobox and leucine zipper protein Homez isoform X3; translated protein: MPPNKEASGLNSSPAGLICLPPISEELQLVWTQAAQTSELDGNEHLLQTFSYFPYPSLADIALLCLRYGLQMEKVKTWFMAQRLRCGISWSSEEIEETRARVVYHRDQLHFKSLLSFTHHAGRPPEEVPPSPVPPPEQVGLGIVPLTLGEPTQMKGLKVEPSEPSEPLSHQKAKEPLMAPGSGAFPHQSQFWQDLQSSGLSKEQAGKGPDQSHGLGTASWNHSTAVHQPRARDKPPPVSLLASSCKKESASNVTPPSSTSSSSFQVLANGATATSKPLQPLGCIPQPLSPNEQALRPQLEPAWPQGLRHNSAPGRVGPAEYLSPDMQRQRKTKRKTKEQLAILKSFFLQCQWARREDYHKLEQITGLPRPEIIQWFGDTRYALKHGQLKWFRDNAVPGAPSFQDPAIPTPPPSTRSLNEWAETPPLPIPPPPPDIRPLERYWATHQQLRESDIPQLSQASRLSTQQVLDWFDSRLPEPAEVVVCLDEEQEEEEEELPEDYEDEEEEEEDDDDDDDDVIIQD
- the HOMEZ gene encoding homeobox and leucine zipper protein Homez isoform X2; this encodes MVRGWEPPPGPDCAISEGHKSESTMPPNKEASGLNSSPAGLICLPPISEELQLVWTQAAQTSELDGNEHLLQTFSYFPYPSLADIALLCLRYGLQMEKVKTWFMAQRLRCGISWSSEEIEETRARVVYHRDQLHFKSLLSFTHHAGRPPEEVPPSPVPPPEQVGLGIVPLTLGEPTQMKGLKVEPSEPSEPLSHQKAKEPLMAPGSGAFPHQSQFWQDLQSSGLSKEQAGKGPDQSHGLGTASWNHSTAVHQPRARDKPPPVSLLASSCKKESASNVTPPSSTSSSSFQVLANGATATSKPLQPLGCIPQPLSPNEQALRPQLEPAWPQGLRHNSAPGRVGPAEYLSPDMQRQRKTKRKTKEQLAILKSFFLQCQWARREDYHKLEQITGLPRPEIIQWFGDTRYALKHGQLKWFRDNAVPGAPSFQDPAIPTPPPSTRSLNEWAETPPLPIPPPPPDIRPLERYWATHQQLRESDIPQLSQASRLSTQQVLDWFDSRLPEPAEVVVCLDEEQEEEEEELPEDYEDEEEEEEDDDDDDDDVIIQD
- the HOMEZ gene encoding homeobox and leucine zipper protein Homez isoform X1, translating into MLKGRVSMRSRSPRRAISEGHKSESTMPPNKEASGLNSSPAGLICLPPISEELQLVWTQAAQTSELDGNEHLLQTFSYFPYPSLADIALLCLRYGLQMEKVKTWFMAQRLRCGISWSSEEIEETRARVVYHRDQLHFKSLLSFTHHAGRPPEEVPPSPVPPPEQVGLGIVPLTLGEPTQMKGLKVEPSEPSEPLSHQKAKEPLMAPGSGAFPHQSQFWQDLQSSGLSKEQAGKGPDQSHGLGTASWNHSTAVHQPRARDKPPPVSLLASSCKKESASNVTPPSSTSSSSFQVLANGATATSKPLQPLGCIPQPLSPNEQALRPQLEPAWPQGLRHNSAPGRVGPAEYLSPDMQRQRKTKRKTKEQLAILKSFFLQCQWARREDYHKLEQITGLPRPEIIQWFGDTRYALKHGQLKWFRDNAVPGAPSFQDPAIPTPPPSTRSLNEWAETPPLPIPPPPPDIRPLERYWATHQQLRESDIPQLSQASRLSTQQVLDWFDSRLPEPAEVVVCLDEEQEEEEEELPEDYEDEEEEEEDDDDDDDDVIIQD
- the HOMEZ gene encoding homeobox and leucine zipper protein Homez isoform X4 encodes the protein MLKGRVSMRSRSPRRAISEGHKSESTMPPNKEASGLNSSPAGLICLPPISEELQLVWTQAAQTSELDGNEHLLQTFSYFPYPSLADIALLCLRYGLQMEKVKTWFMAQRLRCGISWSSEEIEETRARVVYHRDQLHFKSLLSFTHHAGRPPEEVPPSPVPPPEQVGLGIVPLTLGEPTQMKGLKVLANGATATSKPLQPLGCIPQPLSPNEQALRPQLEPAWPQGLRHNSAPGRVGPAEYLSPDMQRQRKTKRKTKEQLAILKSFFLQCQWARREDYHKLEQITGLPRPEIIQWFGDTRYALKHGQLKWFRDNAVPGAPSFQDPAIPTPPPSTRSLNEWAETPPLPIPPPPPDIRPLERYWATHQQLRESDIPQLSQASRLSTQQVLDWFDSRLPEPAEVVVCLDEEQEEEEEELPEDYEDEEEEEEDDDDDDDDVIIQD